One window of the Pseudomonas knackmussii B13 genome contains the following:
- a CDS encoding DMT family transporter has protein sequence MNGSLGGWFSGFLGVLIFSGSLPATRVAVGDFDPTFLTLARASIAGLLAAAILVVLRHRPPARADVPALVVVALGVVVGFPLLTALALRHVSSAHAIVFVGLLPLATALFAVLRAGERPRPVFWLFSLLGSAVVAGYALAQGGAGSLLGDGLMLAAVLVCGLGYAEGARLSRHMGSWQVICWVLVVSLPLMLPLALWTLPADLTSARWPAWLSLGYVSLFSMLIGFFFWYHGLSRGGIAAVGQLQLLQPFFGLALAGLLLHEQVSPAMAASAAAVAGCVAAAKRFAR, from the coding sequence ATGAATGGCTCTCTCGGCGGTTGGTTCAGCGGTTTCCTCGGCGTCCTCATCTTCAGCGGCTCGCTGCCGGCCACGCGGGTGGCGGTGGGCGACTTCGACCCGACCTTCCTGACCCTGGCGCGGGCCAGCATCGCCGGGCTGCTGGCCGCGGCCATCCTGGTCGTCCTGCGCCACCGGCCCCCGGCCCGCGCCGACGTTCCGGCGCTGGTCGTGGTGGCCCTGGGCGTGGTGGTTGGCTTCCCACTGCTCACCGCCCTGGCGCTGCGTCATGTCAGCTCGGCACACGCCATCGTCTTCGTCGGCCTGCTTCCCCTGGCCACAGCCCTGTTCGCCGTGCTGCGCGCCGGCGAGCGGCCGCGCCCGGTGTTCTGGCTGTTCTCCCTGCTCGGCAGCGCGGTGGTCGCCGGCTACGCCCTGGCCCAGGGCGGCGCGGGCAGCCTGCTGGGCGACGGCCTGATGCTCGCCGCCGTACTGGTCTGCGGCCTGGGCTACGCCGAGGGCGCGCGGCTGTCGCGGCACATGGGCAGCTGGCAGGTGATCTGCTGGGTGCTGGTCGTTTCGCTGCCACTCATGCTGCCCCTGGCGCTGTGGACCCTGCCCGCCGACCTGACCTCGGCACGCTGGCCGGCCTGGCTGAGCCTGGGCTACGTGTCGCTGTTCAGCATGCTCATCGGCTTCTTCTTCTGGTACCACGGCCTGTCCCGCGGCGGCATCGCCGCGGTCGGCCAGCTGCAGCTGCTGCAGCCGTTCTTCGGCCTGGCCCTGGCTGGCCTGCTGCTGCACGAGCAGGTCAGCCCGGCGATGGCCGCGTCCGCCGCCGCTGTAGCGGGATGCGTGGCGGCCGCAAAACGCTTCGCGCGCTGA
- a CDS encoding PLP-dependent aminotransferase family protein → MAVTRVDQVMRQVRDRLAARTLVPGERLPSIRSLADSLEVSKSTVVEAYERLAAEGLIASRRGSGFYVCGRLPPLSLAEIGPALDRSIDPLWIARQSLEAAEDSLKPGCGWLPPSWLPEDELRRALRQLAREPQSSLLEYGRPYGHAGLREQLARRLGEYGVALGTQQIVLTDGGTHAIDLVCRFFLEPGDEVLVDDPGYFNFQALLRAHRAVPIGVPYTPDGPDVDALAGILQRHRPRLYLTNSAFHNPTGAQLSPLVAHRLLKLAEAHDLLIVEDDIFADFEYEHAPRLSAFDGLQRVIQVGSFSKTLSASVRCGFIAARADWCEQLVDLKLATSFGNSPFNGELLYQLLCKGGYRRHLDGLRARLADAMGETLARLRAIGLQPWLEPRGGVFVWARLPDGLDAAAVSRAALEEGMVLAPGNVFSLGQTAPDYLRFNVAQCQSPRVFELLQRAMAKARRAR, encoded by the coding sequence ATGGCAGTGACACGGGTAGACCAGGTGATGCGCCAGGTGCGCGACCGCCTCGCGGCGCGGACATTGGTGCCGGGTGAGCGGCTGCCGTCGATCCGCTCGCTGGCCGACAGCCTGGAGGTTTCCAAGAGCACCGTGGTGGAGGCCTACGAGCGGCTGGCTGCCGAGGGCCTGATCGCCTCGCGGCGCGGCTCCGGCTTCTACGTCTGCGGGCGACTGCCGCCGCTGTCGCTGGCCGAGATCGGCCCGGCGCTGGACCGCAGCATCGACCCGCTGTGGATCGCCCGGCAGTCGCTGGAGGCCGCCGAGGACTCGCTCAAACCCGGTTGCGGCTGGCTACCGCCATCCTGGCTGCCGGAAGACGAACTGCGCCGCGCCCTCCGCCAACTGGCCCGCGAACCGCAGTCGAGCCTGCTGGAGTACGGGCGCCCCTATGGCCACGCCGGCCTGCGCGAACAGCTCGCCCGGCGCCTGGGCGAGTACGGTGTGGCGCTGGGCACGCAGCAGATCGTCCTCACCGACGGCGGCACCCACGCCATCGACCTGGTCTGCCGCTTCTTCCTCGAACCGGGCGACGAAGTGCTGGTGGACGATCCCGGCTACTTCAATTTCCAGGCCCTGCTTCGCGCGCACCGCGCGGTGCCCATCGGCGTGCCCTACACGCCGGACGGCCCGGACGTCGACGCCCTGGCCGGCATCCTGCAGCGCCACCGGCCGCGCCTGTACCTGACCAATTCGGCCTTCCACAACCCGACCGGCGCGCAGCTCTCGCCGCTGGTGGCGCACCGCCTGCTGAAGCTGGCCGAGGCCCACGACCTGCTGATCGTCGAGGACGACATCTTCGCCGACTTCGAATACGAGCACGCGCCACGGCTCTCGGCGTTCGACGGCCTGCAGCGGGTGATCCAGGTCGGCAGCTTCTCCAAGACGCTGTCCGCCTCGGTGCGCTGCGGCTTCATAGCCGCGCGGGCGGATTGGTGCGAGCAACTGGTCGACCTCAAGCTGGCCACGTCCTTCGGCAACAGCCCGTTCAATGGCGAGCTGCTCTACCAGCTGCTCTGCAAGGGCGGCTACCGTCGCCACCTGGACGGCCTGCGCGCACGCCTGGCCGACGCCATGGGCGAGACGCTTGCGCGCCTGCGAGCCATCGGCCTGCAGCCCTGGCTGGAACCCCGTGGCGGGGTGTTCGTCTGGGCTCGCCTGCCTGATGGACTCGACGCGGCAGCGGTGTCGCGCGCGGCGCTGGAGGAGGGCATGGTGCTGGCCCCGGGCAATGTCTTCAGCCTCGGCCAGACGGCGCCCGACTACCTGCGCTTCAACGTCGCCCAGTGCCAGTCGCCGAGGGTCTTCGAACTATTGCAACGCGCCATGGCAAAGGCACGACGCGCCCGCTGA
- a CDS encoding PepSY-associated TM helix domain-containing protein yields the protein MSLRQSMSGLHTWSGLLVSWLLFVVVFAGSLSCFDKELTRWMLPQLHETAAPSVDVDQVHAALVERAPRAHAYWMLPPSERMPYWTAGWVPEDLSAFRSFLLDAQTGEELPKTVGGTFFFDLHYGLHAGMLGIYIVGLAGMFMLVALVSGVIVHRRIFKDFFTLRPGAARQRAWLDAHNVLGVIGLPFHLLLAYTGLVIFITLYMTAGIKASYRGDAERFEHEVQRAFDREELGRPAKPPKSLSRMVKRAQAQWGDGSQVGWINLEHPNDASSMVQVRTAVDTRLVNDQRTVSFDAATGALLHVQPAYADGYKTYAWLSGLHMAQFGGSLLRLLYLLLGLAGCGMIFGGLQVWVAKREARGSRGLVLVRTLNGAVCGGLPLASLGLLAASRLLPAELPLRDRWEATSFVVVWLLALLHAVWRQGSGCLAREQFAAAAVLALGLPLLGLFGPEAGRLGNSLARGDWMLAGVDLALLASGLIFAALAWRLGRPAAPDTKRQRVRVEGEFA from the coding sequence ATGAGCCTGCGCCAGTCGATGTCCGGATTGCACACCTGGAGCGGGCTGCTGGTCAGCTGGCTGCTGTTCGTCGTGGTGTTCGCCGGCAGCCTGTCCTGCTTCGACAAGGAACTGACCCGCTGGATGCTGCCGCAACTGCACGAGACGGCAGCGCCCAGCGTGGACGTGGACCAGGTCCACGCCGCTCTCGTCGAGCGCGCACCCAGGGCGCATGCCTACTGGATGCTGCCGCCGAGCGAGCGCATGCCCTACTGGACCGCCGGCTGGGTGCCCGAGGACCTGAGCGCTTTCCGTTCCTTCCTGCTCGATGCGCAGACGGGCGAGGAGCTGCCGAAGACGGTCGGCGGCACCTTCTTCTTCGACCTGCACTACGGCCTGCACGCCGGCATGCTCGGCATCTACATCGTCGGCCTGGCCGGCATGTTCATGCTGGTGGCGCTGGTGTCCGGGGTGATCGTCCACCGGCGCATCTTCAAGGACTTCTTCACCCTGCGCCCGGGTGCGGCGCGGCAGCGCGCCTGGCTCGACGCGCACAACGTGCTCGGCGTGATCGGCCTGCCGTTTCACCTGTTGCTGGCCTACACCGGGCTGGTGATTTTCATCACGCTCTACATGACGGCCGGCATCAAGGCGTCCTACCGGGGCGATGCCGAGCGCTTCGAACACGAAGTGCAGCGCGCTTTCGATCGCGAGGAGCTGGGGCGCCCGGCGAAGCCGCCGAAGTCCCTGTCGCGCATGGTCAAGCGTGCGCAGGCGCAGTGGGGCGACGGGAGCCAGGTTGGCTGGATCAACCTCGAACATCCCAACGACGCCTCGTCCATGGTCCAGGTCCGCACGGCCGTGGACACGCGGCTGGTCAATGACCAGCGCACCGTATCCTTCGATGCTGCGACGGGCGCGCTCCTGCATGTGCAGCCGGCCTACGCGGACGGCTACAAGACCTATGCCTGGCTGAGCGGCCTGCACATGGCGCAGTTCGGCGGTTCGCTGCTGCGCCTGCTCTACCTGCTGCTCGGCCTGGCCGGCTGCGGGATGATCTTCGGCGGCCTGCAGGTCTGGGTGGCCAAGCGCGAAGCGCGCGGCAGTCGCGGCCTGGTGCTGGTGCGCACGCTGAACGGTGCGGTCTGCGGCGGCCTGCCGTTGGCCTCCCTCGGCCTGCTGGCGGCGTCGCGGTTGCTGCCGGCCGAGCTGCCGCTGCGGGATCGCTGGGAAGCCACCAGCTTCGTGGTGGTCTGGCTGCTCGCCCTGCTGCATGCCGTATGGCGCCAGGGCAGCGGCTGCCTCGCCCGCGAGCAGTTCGCCGCCGCCGCCGTGCTGGCCCTGGGCTTGCCGCTGCTCGGCCTGTTCGGGCCGGAAGCAGGGCGCCTGGGCAACAGCCTGGCGCGCGGCGACTGGATGCTTGCCGGGGTCGATCTGGCGCTGCTGGCCAGCGGCCTGATCTTCGCCGCCCTGGCCTGGCGCCTCGGCCGCCCGGCGGCGCCCGATACCAAGCGCCAGCGGGTGCGGGTGGAAGGGGAGTTCGCCTGA
- a CDS encoding DUF3325 domain-containing protein, translating into MLLVFGLNLLALTAACLGLARHHRDLFGSAPSQGRVRLLRGVALVDGGLALAYGIHRLGIEHGLIYWSCLLMAAAVVLVALLAWLPRLALPAAAGVPLLGGVLAVLG; encoded by the coding sequence ATGCTGCTGGTCTTCGGTCTCAACCTGCTGGCCCTGACCGCCGCCTGCCTGGGCCTGGCGCGGCACCACCGCGACCTCTTCGGCAGCGCGCCGAGCCAGGGGCGCGTGCGCCTATTGCGTGGCGTGGCGCTGGTCGATGGCGGCCTGGCGCTGGCCTACGGTATCCACCGGCTGGGCATCGAGCACGGGCTGATCTACTGGAGCTGCCTGCTGATGGCCGCTGCGGTTGTGTTAGTGGCGTTGCTCGCCTGGCTACCGCGCCTGGCGTTGCCGGCGGCGGCCGGTGTGCCTTTGCTCGGCGGAGTGCTCGCCGTTCTCGGCTGA
- a CDS encoding helix-turn-helix domain-containing protein — MPAIQQLQVFQSMNSSPNAHLERCAELGDGLSAAVWSNRHDARDYLSPDHHTLSCYLAGGTGTFRRGAPGAKGAPDKLCIMPAGEEASWIVNGDIRLAHLYFSAERFSLGCVELLDREPRELQLHSVTFLDDPQQAARFRQLVHLNWEEPGERLLTSSLAQELIDHALLTQVGRRDGLRLKGGLAPALRKRLTDYIEQHLAEPLTLGELATLAALSEYHFARMFRESFGMPPHQYVLARRLTRACELLRQGPLPLSEIALACGFSSASHFSNRFRGALGASPGEYRAAFAG, encoded by the coding sequence ATGCCCGCCATCCAACAGCTACAGGTCTTCCAGTCGATGAACAGTTCGCCCAACGCCCATCTGGAGCGTTGCGCCGAGCTGGGCGACGGCCTGTCCGCGGCGGTCTGGAGCAATCGCCACGACGCGCGCGACTATCTATCACCCGACCACCACACGCTGTCCTGCTACCTCGCCGGCGGCACCGGCACCTTCCGCCGCGGCGCGCCCGGCGCCAAGGGCGCGCCGGACAAGCTGTGCATCATGCCCGCCGGCGAAGAGGCCTCATGGATCGTCAACGGCGACATCCGCCTGGCGCACCTGTACTTCAGCGCGGAGCGCTTCTCCCTCGGCTGCGTCGAATTGCTCGACCGCGAGCCGCGCGAGCTGCAACTGCATTCGGTGACCTTCCTCGATGACCCGCAGCAGGCCGCGCGCTTCCGCCAACTGGTACATCTGAACTGGGAAGAGCCGGGCGAACGCCTGCTCACCAGCAGCCTGGCCCAGGAACTGATCGACCACGCCCTGCTCACCCAGGTCGGCCGCCGCGATGGCCTGCGCCTGAAGGGAGGGCTCGCCCCGGCGCTGCGCAAGCGCCTGACCGACTACATCGAACAGCACCTCGCCGAACCGCTGACGCTGGGCGAGCTGGCGACGCTGGCGGCCCTCTCGGAATACCACTTCGCGCGGATGTTCCGCGAAAGCTTCGGCATGCCGCCGCACCAGTACGTCCTGGCCCGCCGCCTGACCCGCGCCTGCGAACTGCTGCGCCAGGGCCCCCTGCCGCTGAGCGAGATCGCCCTCGCCTGCGGCTTCTCCAGCGCCAGCCATTTCAGCAATAGATTCCGTGGCGCCCTGGGCGCATCGCCCGGCGAGTACCGCGCGGCGTTCGCTGGCTGA
- a CDS encoding DMT family transporter, with protein sequence MNLSLYLLTVLIWGTTWIAIKLQVGLVAIPLSIAYRFSLAALVLFAILLLSRRLQPLGRRGQLICLAQGLCLFCVNFLCFYTASQWIPSGLIAVVFSTATLWNALNARIFFGQRIATNVVGGGALGLLGLALLFWPELSGHAANRETFYGLGLALLGTLCFSAGNMLSSLQQKAGLRPLSTNAWGMLYGSLILLAICLVQGVPFTFDYSPRYVGSLVYLAIPGSVIGFTAYLTLVGRMGPERAAYCTVLFPVVALNVSTYMEGYQWSAPALAGLVLVMAGNVLVFRKPKPVLQPARA encoded by the coding sequence ATGAACCTCTCGCTCTATCTGCTCACCGTGCTCATCTGGGGCACGACCTGGATCGCCATCAAGCTACAGGTCGGTCTGGTGGCCATCCCCCTGTCCATCGCCTATCGCTTCAGCCTGGCGGCGCTGGTGCTGTTCGCCATCCTCCTGCTCAGCCGACGCCTGCAGCCGCTCGGCCGGCGCGGCCAACTGATCTGCCTGGCCCAGGGGTTGTGCCTGTTCTGCGTGAACTTCCTCTGCTTCTACACCGCCAGCCAGTGGATCCCCAGCGGGCTGATCGCCGTGGTGTTCTCCACCGCGACCCTGTGGAACGCGCTCAATGCACGGATCTTCTTCGGCCAGCGCATCGCCACCAACGTGGTGGGCGGCGGCGCCCTGGGCCTGCTCGGTCTGGCGCTATTGTTCTGGCCGGAACTGTCGGGCCATGCCGCCAACCGCGAGACCTTCTACGGCCTGGGCCTGGCGCTGCTCGGCACGCTCTGCTTCTCCGCCGGCAACATGCTCTCCAGCCTGCAGCAGAAGGCCGGCCTGCGGCCGCTGAGCACCAATGCCTGGGGCATGCTCTACGGTTCGCTGATCCTCCTGGCGATCTGCCTGGTGCAGGGCGTGCCCTTCACCTTCGACTACAGCCCGCGCTACGTCGGCTCGCTGGTCTACCTGGCGATCCCCGGCTCGGTGATCGGCTTCACCGCCTACCTGACCCTGGTCGGGCGCATGGGCCCGGAACGCGCGGCCTATTGCACCGTGCTGTTCCCGGTGGTGGCGCTGAACGTCTCGACGTACATGGAGGGCTATCAGTGGAGCGCGCCGGCCCTGGCCGGGCTGGTGCTGGTGATGGCGGGCAACGTGCTGGTGTTCCGCAAGCCGAAGCCGGTGTTGCAGCCGGCGCGGGCGTAA
- a CDS encoding IS110 family transposase — MTSQVPVIGIDVAKESLSLCDTRSGEVFELANDVRTIKAWLKTLPPCCAIAIEATSTYHMDVATLAHARGHRIYVINGFRLSNYRKGIGGRNKDDRSDALLLARYLTHEQAQLEPWQPPSKAYCRLQTLLHRRAALVRSAISLRQSFSQDRSLAKALKPVLKQMATLESRLEKEIQQALREAGLMEQSKRCQAIEGIGPLTAAALNLAFLRGRFRNSDAFIAFIGLDVRLKESGRYSGRRKLTKQGDPEIRRLLHNAAMAAARTQRWQALYQSYLARGLKKIEALTILARKLARIAFALMQSQTSYQPPKQEPSLT, encoded by the coding sequence ATGACAAGCCAAGTTCCGGTTATCGGTATCGATGTCGCCAAGGAGTCGCTGAGCCTCTGCGATACACGCTCGGGCGAAGTATTCGAACTGGCCAATGACGTCCGCACAATCAAGGCCTGGCTGAAAACCCTTCCGCCCTGCTGCGCCATCGCGATCGAAGCGACCAGCACCTATCACATGGATGTTGCGACCCTGGCGCATGCGCGGGGACATCGGATCTACGTCATCAATGGCTTTCGCCTGAGCAACTACCGCAAGGGGATTGGTGGGCGAAACAAGGATGATCGCAGCGATGCCCTGCTGCTGGCCCGTTACCTGACCCACGAACAAGCGCAACTGGAGCCTTGGCAGCCGCCGAGCAAGGCCTACTGCCGCCTGCAGACACTGCTGCATCGGCGTGCTGCACTGGTCCGTAGCGCCATCTCGTTGCGCCAGAGCTTTTCCCAGGATCGCTCCTTGGCCAAGGCGCTAAAGCCTGTTCTCAAGCAAATGGCCACACTGGAGTCACGCCTGGAGAAAGAGATTCAACAGGCGCTGCGAGAGGCTGGCCTAATGGAGCAAAGCAAGCGCTGCCAGGCCATCGAAGGGATCGGACCGCTGACGGCAGCGGCCCTGAACCTGGCATTTCTGCGGGGACGTTTTCGCAATAGCGATGCCTTCATCGCCTTTATCGGATTGGATGTGCGGCTCAAGGAGTCCGGCCGCTATAGCGGCCGACGAAAGCTGACCAAGCAAGGGGACCCTGAAATCCGTCGGCTGCTCCACAACGCGGCCATGGCGGCAGCGCGCACGCAGCGCTGGCAGGCCCTTTACCAAAGCTACCTGGCGCGCGGCCTGAAGAAGATCGAGGCCCTGACTATCCTCGCCCGCAAATTAGCCCGAATTGCCTTTGCCCTGATGCAATCCCAGACCAGCTACCAGCCTCCAAAGCAGGAGCCGTCATTGACATAG
- a CDS encoding 2-hydroxyacid dehydrogenase: MKKNVFVFSRLAPEHLERLRAQFNVTVLDPKLGDVDAQYAAALPTAHGMIGVGRPLGAKQLAQAGQLEVISSVSVGYDNYDLAYLNERGIPLTNTPDVLTETTADLGFALIMGTARRVAELDAWTKAGQWKRTVDTPQFGVDVHGKKLGILGLGRIGAAIARRGRFGFNMEVLYHGNSRKPELEQELGARFCDFDGLLSEADFVVVVVPLSDATRKLIGKRELELMKPSAILINIARGQVIDEAALVEALQEKRILAAGLDVYEKEPLGESPLYALPNALTLPHIGSATHETRRAMAECALDNFETALRGERPKNLVNPQVWKG; this comes from the coding sequence ATGAAAAAGAACGTCTTCGTCTTCAGCCGTCTCGCCCCGGAACACCTCGAGCGCCTGCGCGCGCAGTTCAACGTCACCGTGCTCGATCCCAAGCTCGGCGACGTCGACGCCCAGTACGCCGCCGCCCTGCCGACGGCCCACGGCATGATCGGCGTGGGCCGCCCGCTGGGCGCCAAACAACTGGCCCAGGCCGGCCAGCTGGAAGTGATTTCCAGCGTCTCGGTCGGCTACGACAACTACGACCTGGCCTACCTCAACGAGCGCGGCATCCCGCTGACCAACACCCCGGACGTGCTCACCGAGACCACCGCCGACCTCGGCTTCGCCCTGATCATGGGCACCGCCCGCCGCGTCGCCGAGCTGGACGCCTGGACCAAGGCCGGGCAGTGGAAGCGCACCGTGGACACCCCGCAGTTCGGCGTCGACGTGCATGGCAAGAAACTCGGCATCCTCGGCCTCGGCCGCATCGGCGCGGCCATCGCCCGCCGCGGGCGCTTCGGCTTCAACATGGAAGTCCTCTACCACGGCAACAGCCGCAAGCCGGAACTGGAGCAGGAACTGGGCGCGCGCTTCTGCGACTTCGACGGACTGCTGAGCGAAGCCGACTTCGTCGTGGTGGTGGTGCCGCTCTCCGACGCCACCCGCAAGCTGATCGGCAAGCGCGAGCTGGAGCTGATGAAGCCCAGCGCCATCCTGATCAACATCGCCCGCGGCCAGGTGATCGACGAAGCCGCGCTGGTCGAGGCGCTGCAGGAGAAACGGATCCTCGCCGCCGGCCTGGACGTCTACGAGAAGGAGCCGCTGGGCGAGTCGCCGCTGTACGCCCTGCCCAACGCCCTGACCCTGCCGCACATCGGCTCGGCCACCCACGAAACCCGCCGCGCCATGGCCGAATGCGCGCTGGACAACTTCGAGACCGCGCTGCGCGGCGAGCGACCGAAGAACCTGGTCAACCCGCAGGTGTGGAAGGGCTGA
- a CDS encoding LysR family transcriptional regulator, whose amino-acid sequence MDTLQTMRAFACVAETGSFTAAAVQLGTTTAYVSRAVANLETHLRARLLNRTTRRIALTEAGQRYLLRCEQILAYVEEAEAEAGDAHARPAGRLRVHSMTGIGQHYVIRAIAGYRQVHPEVSFDLTMANRVPDLLDEGFDVAIVVATELPDSGLVSQRIGETYSVLCASPAYIEARGLPKTPSELVEHDCLRLVSPVLALDKWLFEGPNGQEMVTIGPPPFQVNVGDAMTEAIRCGMGIGALPVYSAAEGLKDGSLVRVLPHYKLQLLNVYALYPSRQYLDAKIKTWVGYLRENLPGVLLADEVGI is encoded by the coding sequence ATGGACACTCTGCAAACCATGCGCGCCTTTGCTTGCGTGGCCGAGACCGGCAGCTTCACCGCCGCCGCCGTGCAACTGGGCACCACCACTGCCTATGTTTCGCGAGCCGTCGCCAATCTGGAAACCCACCTGCGCGCGCGCCTGCTCAACCGCACCACCCGTCGCATCGCCCTGACCGAAGCCGGCCAGCGCTACCTGTTGCGCTGCGAGCAGATCCTCGCCTACGTCGAGGAGGCCGAAGCCGAGGCCGGCGACGCCCACGCCCGACCGGCCGGGCGCCTGCGCGTGCATTCGATGACCGGCATCGGCCAGCACTACGTGATCCGCGCCATCGCCGGCTATCGCCAGGTGCACCCGGAAGTCAGCTTCGACCTGACCATGGCCAACCGCGTACCGGACCTGCTCGACGAAGGCTTCGACGTGGCCATCGTGGTCGCCACCGAACTGCCGGACTCCGGCCTGGTGTCGCAGCGCATTGGCGAGACCTACAGCGTGCTTTGCGCCTCCCCCGCCTATATAGAGGCACGCGGCCTGCCGAAGACGCCAAGCGAGCTGGTCGAGCACGACTGCCTGCGCCTGGTCAGCCCGGTGCTGGCGCTGGACAAGTGGCTGTTCGAGGGCCCCAACGGCCAGGAAATGGTCACCATCGGCCCGCCGCCCTTCCAGGTGAACGTCGGCGACGCCATGACCGAGGCGATCCGCTGCGGCATGGGCATCGGCGCGCTGCCGGTGTATTCGGCGGCCGAGGGCCTGAAGGACGGCTCGCTGGTGCGCGTGCTGCCGCACTACAAGCTGCAGCTGCTCAACGTCTACGCGCTCTACCCGTCGCGCCAGTACCTGGATGCCAAGATCAAGACCTGGGTCGGCTACCTGCGCGAGAACCTGCCCGGCGTGCTGCTGGCCGACGAGGTCGGCATCTAG
- a CDS encoding efflux transporter outer membrane subunit — protein MSRPLVKGLAFVGSFVVFSTIAGCISTHGIAPQEQRLGNDQLATDAAIQSANRDAKWPGEQWWRAYGDPQLNTWVQTAVDNSPTLSEAEARVRMALSMAGVAESAESPQVSADASLLRHKWPSDYFYGPGELAKTTSWNNNAALGFSYDLDLWGRDRSNTERYMNVAYMTAAEARMAQLELESNIVSAYIQMSLQYAELDIAHAMLEQQQQILSLAQRRLAGGLGTQFEVSEAEVPLPETKRKIDAVEEAIALSRNQIAALAGKGPGAGASIKRPSLRLTAQPALPSALPLELVGRRPDVVASRWKVAAQAKGVDVARAEFYPNVDLVASLGYSAVGGGMLEFLTGQKFTYSVGPAISLPIFDGGRRRSELGQESAGYDAAVAQYNQTLVKALKGISDQLIRTHSMEKQQELAEQSVAAAQKTYDIASKAFKGGLTDYLHVLNAQTRLFQQQLTLQQVQAARLETHAGLVVALGGGLMDGKDMPKEKQMVPASVSVRPLSER, from the coding sequence GTGTCGCGTCCCCTCGTGAAAGGACTGGCGTTCGTCGGCTCCTTTGTCGTTTTTTCAACAATTGCCGGTTGCATCAGTACCCATGGCATCGCCCCGCAGGAGCAACGCCTGGGCAATGACCAACTGGCCACCGACGCCGCCATCCAGTCTGCCAACCGCGACGCGAAATGGCCGGGCGAACAGTGGTGGCGCGCCTATGGCGACCCGCAGTTGAACACCTGGGTACAGACCGCCGTGGACAACAGCCCGACGCTGTCCGAAGCCGAGGCGCGCGTGCGCATGGCACTGTCCATGGCCGGCGTCGCCGAGTCCGCCGAGTCGCCGCAGGTCAGCGCCGACGCCTCGCTGCTGCGCCACAAGTGGCCGAGCGACTACTTCTACGGTCCGGGCGAGCTGGCCAAGACCACCAGCTGGAACAACAACGCCGCGCTGGGCTTCTCCTACGACCTCGACCTCTGGGGCCGCGATCGCAGCAACACCGAGCGCTACATGAACGTTGCCTACATGACCGCCGCCGAGGCGCGCATGGCCCAGCTGGAGCTGGAGAGCAACATCGTCAGCGCCTACATCCAGATGTCCCTGCAGTACGCCGAGCTGGACATCGCCCACGCCATGCTCGAACAGCAACAGCAGATCCTCTCGCTGGCCCAGCGTCGCCTGGCCGGTGGCCTCGGCACCCAGTTCGAGGTCAGCGAAGCCGAAGTGCCGCTGCCGGAAACCAAGCGCAAGATCGACGCCGTCGAGGAGGCCATCGCCCTGTCGCGCAACCAGATCGCCGCGCTGGCCGGCAAGGGCCCGGGCGCCGGGGCTTCCATCAAGCGCCCGAGCCTGCGCCTGACCGCCCAGCCCGCGCTGCCCAGCGCACTGCCGCTGGAGCTGGTCGGCCGCCGCCCGGACGTGGTCGCCAGCCGCTGGAAAGTCGCGGCCCAGGCCAAGGGCGTGGACGTCGCGCGCGCCGAGTTCTATCCCAACGTCGACCTGGTCGCGAGCCTCGGCTACAGCGCCGTCGGTGGCGGCATGCTGGAATTCCTCACCGGGCAGAAGTTCACCTACAGCGTGGGTCCTGCGATCTCCCTGCCGATCTTCGACGGCGGCCGCCGCCGCTCCGAGCTGGGCCAGGAATCCGCCGGTTACGACGCCGCCGTGGCGCAGTACAACCAGACCCTGGTGAAGGCGCTCAAGGGCATTTCCGACCAGCTGATCCGCACGCACTCCATGGAGAAGCAGCAGGAGCTGGCCGAGCAGTCGGTGGCCGCGGCGCAGAAGACCTACGACATCGCCAGCAAGGCGTTCAAGGGTGGCCTGACCGACTACCTGCACGTGCTGAATGCACAGACCCGCCTGTTCCAGCAGCAGCTGACCCTGCAACAGGTGCAGGCCGCGCGCCTGGAAACCCATGCCGGCCTGGTGGTCGCCCTCGGCGGCGGCCTGATGGACGGCAAGGACATGCCCAAGGAGAAGCAGATGGTTCCGGCCAGCGTCTCCGTGCGTCCGCTGAGCGAGCGCTGA